One window of Parus major isolate Abel chromosome 12, Parus_major1.1, whole genome shotgun sequence genomic DNA carries:
- the LOC117245066 gene encoding uncharacterized protein LOC117245066 — MGGCVSKKMSTKRDKRAKNIPPNSPLEKLLDKWDDWEVTKELDKIKMIHFCVEVWPNLNLPERWPWVGTQDLWMCRQLNEHLKAQDGSDLEEIRYAACWLENVVRDREMKICTLQHKGERSREKEENGKKWDPLDYLPPPDFPAVSQSAPLAPSQVHVTPPTATLPLPPPPFPMTTVPITPSPVVIPLSPPNWDLSKPASPLSLSPLQTSGDPPPTVLPQSDTTTSPQQGFTSQADGPKADDGPYCNTRSKTFKAERLFPLREVPMGGAAGGIGFVNVPLTASEVRSFKKEIGNLVEDPVGIANQVDQFLVPNTYTWGELNSIFNIPFSPEEVRLIRMTGIWIWERENIPGPPGDQKIPIADPNWNPNEEEGRRNIREYRSLMVRGIKESVPRGSNTKLAFDGSQEKDETLAAWLNWLKRNFQLHSNIDPDGPEGQMLLKVQFVTRSCPDIRRKLEKMEGWQEKDINELLRESPRVYLWTEEEKTRTKAKIMVAVARESAGSEKGALAAPSRERPGPAKPWKWYPERTGKPWVRRCFYCNEVGHFQKDCKKLQFDEAIAREQDLLKKVLKGDD, encoded by the coding sequence ATGGGAGGGTGCGTGAGCAAGAAGATGAGTACTAAGAGAGATAAAAGAGCCAAGAATATTCCTCCCAATAGTCCCTTAGAAAAATTATTGGACAAATGGGACGATTGGGAAGTAACAAAAGAGCTagataaaataaagatgatCCACTTTTGTGTGGAGGTGTGGCCTAACTTGAACCTACCAGAACGGTGGCCATGGGTCGGGACACAGGACCTGTGGATGTGCAGGCAATTGAATGAACATCTGAAGGCACAGGACGGGTCTGACCTGGAGGAGATACGGTATGCTGCATGTTGGTTGGAGAATGTAGTAAGAGATAGAGAGATGAAAATCTGTACGTTACAGCATAAGGGAGAGAGGAgtagagagaaagaggaaaatgggaaaaagtgGGACCCCCTTGACTACTTGCCCCCTccagattttcctgctgtttcccaAAGTGCACCTCTGGCTCCCTCTCAGGTTCACGTGACCCCTCCTACAGCTACCCTTCCTCTACCACCTCCACCCTTCCCAATGACTACCGTTCCTATAACTCCTTCCCCAGTCGTCATTCCCTTATCTCCTCCTAATTGGGATCTGAGCAAGCCAGCATCGCCATTGTCACTGTCACCTCTACAAACTTCCGGTGATCCCCCACCTACTGTCCTCCCACAGTCTGATACTACTACTAGCCCTCAACAGGGATTTACATCCCAAGCAGATGGTCCTAAGGCAGATGACGGACCGTATTGTAATACTCGGTCCAAGACTTTCAAGGCAGAAAGGCTGTTCCCTCTTAGGGAGGTTCCTATGGGAGGGGCAGCTGGTGGCATTGGGTTTGTGAACGTTCCTTTAACTGCTTCAGAGGTCAGAAGTTTCAAGAAGGAAATAGGGAATTTGGTAGAGGACCCAGTGGGAATAGCTAATCAAGTGGACCAGTTTCTGGTACCCAACACATATACGTGGGGAGAACTTAATTCAATCTTCAACATACCATTCTCCCCAGAAGAGGTCCGGCTAATAAGAATGACGGGAATATGGATTTGGGAACGAGAAAATATACCAGGACCCCCGGGAGATCAAAAAATACCCATAGCAGATCCCAACTGGAACCCCaatgaggaggaagggaggagaaataTAAGAGAATATAGGTCCTTGATGGTGAGGGGCATAAAAGAGTCAGTCCCCAGGGGAAGTAATACTAAATTGGCATTCGATGGTTCGCAGGAGAAGGATGAAACTCTGGCAGCCTGGCTAAACTGGTTAAAACGGAACTTTCAGCTGCATTCAAATATTGACCCAGATGGCCCGGAAGGCCAGATGCTCTTAAAGGTGCAATTTGTGACAAGGTCTTGTCCGGATATTaggagaaaattagaaaagatgGAGGGCTGGCAGGAAAAAGATATTAATGAGCTCCTGAGGGAGTCTCCCAGAGTGTATCTAtggacagaagaagaaaaaactagAACGAAAGCTAAGATAATGGTGGCAGTTGCCAGAGAAAGTGCAGGGTCGGAAAAAGGGGCTCTGGCAGCACCCAGTCGAGAGAGACCGGGGCCAGCAAAACCTTGGAAGTGGTATCCGGAAAGAACGGGGAAACCATGGGTCAGACGCTGCTTTTATTGTAATGAGGTTGGGCATTTTCAAAAGGACTGTAAAAAGTTACAGTTTGACGAAGCCATTGCCCGAGAAcaagatcttttaaaaaaagttttaaaagggGATGATTAG